The Oncorhynchus clarkii lewisi isolate Uvic-CL-2024 unplaced genomic scaffold, UVic_Ocla_1.0 unplaced_contig_10955_pilon_pilon, whole genome shotgun sequence nucleotide sequence ctagagagagacagagcatctTATAGTAATTCAACATGTCTCCATCCAGACCTCccatcacctagagagagacagagcatctTATAGTAATTAAACATGTCTCCATCCAGACCTCccatcacctagagagagacagagcatctTATAGTAATTCAACATGTCTCCATCCAGACCTCccatcacctagagagagacagagcatctTATAGTAATTCAACATGTCTACATCCAGACCTCccatcacctagagagagagagacagagcatctTATAGTAATTCAACATGTCTCCATCCAGACCTCccatcacctagagagagacagagcatctTATAGTAATTAAACATGtctccatcacctagagagacAGTCACAAGAAAGTGTTGTATTAGTCAATTAGCTTTGTTGAAGATGGCAAAGTGTTTCAAACCTCTGCTTTACTCCTGGTTCAACAGAAATCAGCAAATCTGAATAAGAACGTTGCATTAGCGTTCCTGTCAATTAACTCACGTCTACAAACTCGTTGGTGAGCTTGAAAGCAGAGGTCTCGAAGCCCAGGTTGCGGGGCGAGCTGGACAGAATGAAGCCAAAGTCTATGTGGATGATGTGGCCCTCAGCGTCCAACAGGATGTTGCCATTGTGTCTGGAGAGatgacagggcagagagagatgacagggcggagagagatgacagggcggagagagatgacagggcggagagagatgacagggcggagagagatgacagggcggagagagatgacagggcggagagagatgacagggcggagagagatgagagaacagaAATGgtcagaaagaaagagggaaaataAGAGAGTGAACAGAATgtaagtaatgagagagagagatgagaacaaAATGTAAGtgatgagagagatatgagaACAAAATGtaagtgatgagagagagatgagaacaaAATGtaagtgatgagagagagatgacagggaggagagatgagaacaAAATGtaagtgatgagagagagagaggatataggaGTGAATGAGAGGAAGTAGTGGGTGTGTCTGACCTGTCTTTGACCTGCAGCAGGTAGCAGATGAGACAGTAGCCTGCACAGCTCTGGACAAAGTTGCGCTGGGCCGTGAGGAAGGCCTCGGTGGTGTGGGTACCGTGTTCCTGCAGGAAGTAGTCCAGCAGAGACATCTGGCTCTGTTTCTTCACCTGGCGGAGGGATATCAGAGAACTTTAACATGGAAGTCCCACTCCAGTCTCCCTTTCAGATCATGTAACACCTTTTCTACTTAACAAAAGGCCCATCTTAATAGGTGGTCCAGTCATGACACAACTAGGTGGTCCCATCAGACCAACTCATTGAAGTTTGTAGGACATATTTAATAATCATTTGGTGGGTGCATATATTTGCCCTacttcacacatgtacaagtgtgtattatatACATGTGTGAATTGAAaatgtcattttttatttatacatatcccaactccccctgagacactctCGGATAGTGGGGTTACGGTCAGGGCATTATCAACGGTGacccaggagcaattagggttaagtgccttgctcatgggcacaTCGAGATttttcagcttggggattcaaactagtgacctttcggttactggcccaatgctctaacatcctacccactagactacctgccgtgtGCCGCTAGAAGCCTAATATCTGGGAGAAAAGGTATTGATCTAGCTGGCTGAGGGGCAAAGGTAGTAACGTTAaatactactaatagtaatgtttgtttttgttggaGCCTTTCTGAGTCCACTCACCTGGTGGATGGACACTGCGTTGACTATGGGTTCAATCATGCCGCTGTCAGAGGAGATCACCAGGATCTTGTAGGGTTTGATCCAGATAGGCACGCGCTCCTGTTCCCAGATGAtctgggagagggaagagagcggtACATAATTAGTCCAGATAAAGTATATACAGGAGATTATACTGTCATGTAAATGCTGGGTGTGTATATGTGGAAAGAGAGGTTCATCCTTGCTGTGTTTGTGGAGCTAGAGAGTCTCCATTAAGAATGACCTGGAGCTGCTGCAGCACTTGAGAGGCCAGGAGCTCTTGCCGAAGGTCGTCGCCACACTTGACGATGACTGACAACAACCTCCAGGTAGGGATGTGTCCATATGGGGAGCCCTCCCTTATCCGCCTATTCAGAAGAACACAACAAGTACAGGCACATACAATTAGCAAAGCTCAAACCTTTCCTCTAGCCTTGAGGTTACCATCAAGGCATGCAACACCTCCACGGTCCACTGTGGGGATTGAGTACGCACTGAACCTTCTCCTGCCACGGCTCCTTGAGGGCCACTGCTGAAGGGTCCTCTGGGTCCCGTTTGAATGTGGTGGGTGTGTGAGCTAGCTGCTCTGAGAGACGCCGCCTGTGTAGTGggggaaacacacacattcaccatCACTACTGAAGAAGCATCATATACATCACAGTTTGAAAGACTACATTATACCACCCAAGCTAGCTCTCTCCCAGCTATTCCTCTGTACCTGATGTCTCCAGCAGCGATGAAGATGGGCTCCTTGCTGTCCAGGCTGGTGATGCTGTCCACTGAGAACTGGGAGATGTTGTCACAGCTGTTGGTGTGGAACTCTGGGAGCTGGGATAACAGAGGAGGGGAAAGAACGGGGGAGAGGGTGAGTACACAGCCCACACTCCTTCACTACCTGATAAGGGTAGGTGGGCTCCTGACCCTTACCTCCACCTGCAGATCCCTGATGTCGTCCACAGACCAGGCTTCGTTATCCTCATCGTAGTTGTGAACCGTTGAGAAGCCCCCGGCTCGCTGATCTGCCGTGATGCCGCAGTCCGGAAGGTTCTCCACTGAGCGCGTGCTGCGGATCCTGGTCTCGGAGATCCGCACCGGAACGTTGGACGTCTCAAAGTCCTCACACTCCAGAACCTCCACATAGATGAGGTACGGCGCCTGACCAGGTAGAGGTGATTGTTTACATGTTTGTGTTGGTGCGTCGTCTCAttctacactgtgtgtgtgtgtgatctcccCCTCACCTTGTCTTTGGAGTTGAGCACCACAGCCTGTGTGTGAGGGACGCGCACCACGTGGTGGTCGAAGGCGGCGGTGGGCAGCCAGACGCGGGCGGGCAGCTTGTGGTTGAGCAGCGAAAGCTCCGAGATGAGCCGGGACGTCTTCTGCTCCTTAGTGGGCAGCGTGGCCAGCCGCTTCCCAATGCCCATCAGGGACTTGATGAACTCTCTCTGCGGTGCCAGACGCGCCGGCTACAGAGGAGGAGGAAATCAGATGTATGAACATAATGACCTTTGGAGTAATAGTGATTTGTAAGAATagttcagtgttgtgttggaaccAAATACTCTCTACAACAACACACCTTCTCGTGTTGACCCCCAGAGAACAGGGAGCACCACTCCCTTGTCAAATTACAACAGCAACTTAGATGTACAGCCATGAGCCGCTGCTCCATTTGTGTCAAGTTAGTTTGAAATGATTCAGAAGTCAAGGCCCATTATTGCAGCTGATTCAAGTGAGCAAATGTGTATAATCGCCTGTAGTCTCAAAATAGCCTTTTAAAAAGCCGAAACCCTTCAGCAACCAACATGACACAAATGTCAGAAGATAAGACTAGTTGAAACATGAAAGACCAGAACTTGAAACCATTGGCAAATCATTCATTTGAGGCTAAATTATTGCAGCAGTGGTTTAAAGAAGTCCAAGTTTACACAAAGCCCCAAAACATATACAGACATATTTTGTAAAAATAGAAAATTAAAGCAATAGAGTGGAGGTTTATAAGCATGTATCACAATCTGCACCCGTAACAACCATagatacacaactgaaatatgacCCCAAAAAACAATGACGAACAGATCCCACTGCTGCCACCAATGACCTGACCTGACCCCTGAAGGCTATTTATCTCTGGAGCCCAAAGTTACATATTGAGATACATGCTTACAACTCCTCACTTCGCATACAGAGAGTAGTCTACAACCCGGCTGCCAATGGAGACAGGCAGCCATCACCCCAGAATGCACCACAGAAGTCTGTGGTGATGGAGGCCGTTAACTTACTGTACCAGTCTTAGTCTAACAATTAAGACTTTCAGAGCTGGAGCTCAGATCCTGGGAAAGGTGAGAGGTTAAAGTACAAAGTAAGGAAAGGGGGGTGGAGGGAAAGAAagtaaaaaaaatcttattttttaaaatgtttataccAACAACAAGAATCATAATTAGGTAGTATCAGACTGTATGCCCCCAGTGAATGGGAAGAGGCTGATTTGTGTGCCTGTGTATTCCAGGGTCTTGTTGTGAGGAGTGACAACAAATCTGCAGCTCTACAATGATCCCGTTTATCTGGGTGAACTACTACTAACACTCTCACATGATACTAAAGGTCACAGAGCATGGG carries:
- the LOC139404837 gene encoding phosphatidylinositol 4-kinase beta-like isoform X2: MGDTELGLSAVQPEELEPQSPSTASSSPSLSLPSSPSSGSYHYQQTTSPSPTHSDGPAASSPPLDVISEGVGELTLVIDPEVAKMACQEVLQKVKFLKGESEGSGPGSDGGNSTDQTLVNGTVHTEPIKPPKIPGEEDSEALPPGSVKSARRRQRHNPSKQSWLLRLFESKLFDVSMAISYLHNSKEPGVQAYIGNRLFSFRHEEVDFYLPQLLNMYIHMDEDVGDAIKPYVVHRCRQSISFSLQCAWLLGAYSSDMHISTQRHSRGTKLRKLIFSDELKPAAVRARQPLTLAPFCPLPTAAPSLHGHGLGGEHGLSPTKRTHQRSKSDATVSISLSSNLKRTASNPKVESNQDEPARLAPQREFIKSLMGIGKRLATLPTKEQKTSRLISELSLLNHKLPARVWLPTAAFDHHVVRVPHTQAVVLNSKDKAPYLIYVEVLECEDFETSNVPVRISETRIRSTRSVENLPDCGITADQRAGGFSTVHNYDEDNEAWSVDDIRDLQVELPEFHTNSCDNISQFSVDSITSLDSKEPIFIAAGDIRRRLSEQLAHTPTTFKRDPEDPSAVALKEPWQEKVQRIREGSPYGHIPTWRLLSVIVKCGDDLRQELLASQVLQQLQIIWEQERVPIWIKPYKILVISSDSGMIEPIVNAVSIHQVKKQSQMSLLDYFLQEHGTHTTEAFLTAQRNFVQSCAGYCLICYLLQVKDRHNGNILLDAEGHIIHIDFGFILSSSPRNLGFETSAFKLTNEFVDVMGGLDGDMFNYYKMLCLSLGDGRSGWRHVELL